A genomic stretch from Setaria italica strain Yugu1 chromosome VII, Setaria_italica_v2.0, whole genome shotgun sequence includes:
- the LOC101783857 gene encoding scarecrow-like protein 33, which yields MERDRPSSSIFLDLPPTSSQVDGSEDDGDHHVLPYISRMLMEDSIVDKFLCQYPDHPALVQAQQLFSHILSDASSSVLAEQPCNFAELFSVQSSAPAPAAAAVLSVAQGSNIEDTAFFLNGMATDAVESINSSLPAESTGCCMDVVSMAFFKGMEEASKFLPSDAMTVGGGGRGQKKRLDGDDDEAELGSTMGRSSKQMATAADGEESEEAAAREMLDQLMLNGCVPSAADMQELRAATTEMEKAPRGRRGTGAAVDLHTMLMRCAEAVAAGDRNGAADLLERIRRHSSPAGDGAQRLAHYFAAGLEARLAGGTGSRLYRSLMVRRSSLSDYLRACQLYMAGCCFVPVIFLFSSETICRAVAGRKKLHIVSYGLGRGLQWPDVLRRLGNRDGGPPEVRLTGIDSPLPGFQPAELVEETGRRLSDCARRFGVPFRFRAIAARSEDVVADGLDIDPDEVLVVVESTFHFRSLMDEGGVVTVDGRNTNPMDTVLNTIREMRPSVFIHAVINASYSTAFFLTRFREVLYHSTALFDMMDTVLPRDDDRRLLLERDVLAQCAVNVIACEGEDRMHQPRSYKQWQARSRRAGLRQLPLDRGIVQMLKDKVKEEYHKCFEISEDQQWLLQGWKGRVLYALSTWTAGDDLA from the coding sequence ATGGAGCGCGACAGACCGTCCTCCTCAATCTTCCTCGACCTGCCCCCGACGTCGTCCCAGGTCGACGGCAGCGAGGATGATGGCGACCACCACGTGCTCCCCTACATTTCACGCATGCTCATGGAGGACAGCATCGTCGACAAGTTCTTGTGCCAGTATCCTGACCACCCCGCGCTGGTCCAGGCCCAGCAGCTCTTCTCCCACATCCTCTctgacgcctcctcctccgtcctcgCCGAACAGCCCTGCAACTTCGCCGAGCTCTTCTCTGTGCAGTCATCGGCCCcggcgcccgccgctgccgccgtgctGTCCGTCGCCCAAGGCAGCAACATCGAGGATACGGCCTTCTTCTTGAATGGCATGGCCACGGACGCGGTGGAGTCCATTAATAGCTCGCTGCCAGCAGAGAGCACCGGCTGCTGCATGGACGTGGTGAGCATGGCGTTCTTCAAAGGCATGGAGGAGGCCAGCAAGTTCTTGCCGAGCGACGCCATGACGGTGGGCGGTGGTGGTAGAGGCCAGAAGAAGAGGCTTGacggagacgacgacgaggcaGAGCTCGGCAGCACCATGGGCAGGAGCAGCAAGCAGATGGCgaccgccgccgacggcgaggagtCGGAGGAAGCTGCCGCGCGCGAGATGCTGGACCAGCTGATGCTCAACGGCTGCGTCCCAAGCGCCGCCGACATGCAGGAGCTACGCGCCGCCACCACGGAGATGGAGAAGGCGCCGCGCGGGAGGCGCGGCACGGGCGCGGCGGTGGACCTCCACACCATGCTAATGCGTtgcgcggaggcggtggcggccggcgaccGGAACGGTGCGGCCGACCTCCTGGAGCGGATCCGGCGCCACTCGTCGCCGGCGGGGGACGGCGCGCAGCGGCTGGCGCACTACTTCGCGGCGGGTCTGGAGGCGCGGCTGGCTGGCGGCACGGGGAGCCGGCTCTACCGGTCGCTCATGGTGCGGCGCAGCTCCCTCTCGGACTACCTCAGGGCGTGCCAGCTCTACATGGCCGGGTGCTGCTTCGTCCCCGTGATCTTCCTCTTCTCCAGCGAGACCATCTGCAGAGCCGTTgcggggaggaagaagctgcACATCGTGAGCTACGGCTTGGGCCGCGGGCTCCAGTGGCCCGACGTGCTGCGCAGGCTCGGGAACAGGGACGGCGGGCCGCCGGAAGTGAGGCTCACCGGCATCGACTCCCCGCTGCCGGGGTTCCAGCCAGCCGAGCTCGTCGAGGAGACGGGTCGCCGGCTCAGCGACTGCGCGCGCCGGTTCGGCGTGCCGTTCAGGTTCCGAGCCATCGCAGCGAGATCAGAGGATGTCGTTGCAGATGGCCTCGACATTGATCCCGACGAggtgctcgtcgtcgtcgagagCACGTTCCATTTCAGGTCCTTGATGGACGAGGGCGGCGTCGTCACCGTCGACGGGAGGAACACGAACCCCATGGACACGGTGCTCAACACGATCAGGGAGATGAGGCCGTCCGTGTTCATCCACGCCGTCATCAACGCATCGTACAGCACCGCGTTCTTCCTGACGCGGTTCCGCGAGGTGCTCTACCACTCAACGGCGTTGTTCGACATGATGGACACCGTCCTGCCCCGGGACGACGACAGGAGGCTGCTGCTGGAGCGGGACGTCCTCGCGCAGTGCGCCGTGAACGTCATCGCCTGCGAGGGCGAGGACCGGATGCACCAGCCTCGAAGCTACAAGCAATGGCAGGCGAGGAGTCGGCGCGCGGGGCTGCGGCAGCTGCCATTGGACCGTGGCATTGTTCAGATGCTCAAAGACAAGGTGAAGGAGGAGTATCACAAGTGTTTCGAGATCAGCGAGGATCAGCAGTGGCTTCTCCAGGGATGGAAAGGGAGGGTGCTCTACGCCCTCTCCACGTGGACGGCAGGCGATGACTTGGCATAG
- the LOC101784266 gene encoding scarecrow-like protein 9 produces the protein MATTPEEFFAEGLMEPSPPSPSVFLDLNPMPDSNTADKGQLSHDDLLLPNISCMHMEDDIDGKLLCQYSDHPALLQAQQPFDRILSSPPISAKNDDAANKGNMDQADDLLLVSSGDKSTLSLAFSDGEYVVGEFLKGMEDANRFLPSDNSFIKGHQMNQMFIRSKRKHLEEEVGRTSKIMMTTTEVPEETGIHEMLDDMMTGGDEALIRDMEKLRTAMSNKEEKKKRRKGSSKVTRDMVDLSTLLIRCAQAVDRSNYLIGGELLNQIKQHASTTGDAMQRLAQCFSKGLQARLMGTGKQLRNLLIADRPSAMEFLKAYNLYMSACYFNKVAHIFSALTIAQVMKGKSRLHIVGYGIHGAFQWAGLIRWLAKREGGPPLGMKITTICCSHPESFPVQWIEEQGYRLSKYASELGLPFVFEVVTAEREKVCIQNLNVDADEVLVVSDLFNLSTLKDESIFFDSPNPRDTVLSNIKKMRPNVFIQSVLNCSNGSCFLSRFRQKLFYYSALFDMLDAIVPRESEPRSVLEQELLGRYVLNAIACEGIDLAQHPEKYRQWQSRNQRAGLRQLPLRPVVVNVLKDKVKKHHHKDLLLSEEGQWLLQGWKGRVLFAHSTWVVEDGSSE, from the coding sequence ATGGCTACTACCCCGGAGGAATTCTTTGCTGAGGGTCTCATGGAGCCTTCACCACCATCCCCATCTGTCTTCCTCGACCTTAACCCGATGCCTGATTCCAATACTGCTGATAAGGGCCAGCTCTCCCATGATGACCTGCTGCTCCCTAACATCTCGTGCATGCACATGGAGGATGACATTGATGGTAAGCTCTTGTGCCAATACTCTGATCACCCTGCCCTACTCCAGGCGCAGCAGCCCTTCGACCggatcctctcctcccctcccatcAGTGCCAAAAATGATGATGCAGCCAACAAGGGCAACATGGATCAGGCCGATGATTTGTTGCTGGTTAGTAGTGGCGATAAAAGCACTCTCAGCTTGGCCTTCTCCGACGGTGAGTATGTGGTGGGGGAATTCTTGAAGGGCATGGAAGATGCTAACAGGTTCTTGCCAAGTGACAACAGCTTTATAAAGGGCCATCAAATGAATCAAATGTTCATCAGAAGCAAACGTAAGCAtctggaggaggaggtaggCAGGACCAGCAAGATTatgatgacgacgacggagGTGCCAGAAGAGACTGGCATCCATGAGATGCTTGATGATATGATGACAGGTGGAGACGAGGCATTGATCAGGGATATGGAGAAGTTGCGTACTGCCATGTCCAataaggaggagaagaagaagaggagaaagggTTCTAGCAAGGTTACGAGGGATATGGTGGATCTAAGCACTCTGTTGATCCGTTGCGCGCAGGCAGTGGACAGAAGCAATTATTTGATTGGGGGTGAGCTGCTGAATCAGATCAAACAGCATGCTTCAACAACAGGTGATGCCATGCAACGGCTAGCTCAATGCTTCTCCAAGGGGCTGCAGGCGCGGTTAATGGGAACAGGAAAGCAGCTTCGGAATTTGCTAATAGCAGATCGTCCTTCGGCCATGGAGTTCCTCAAGGCTTACAATCTTTACATGTCAGCCTGCTACTTCAACAAGGTGGCACACATTTTTTCCGCACTGACCATTGCGCAAGTCATGAAGGGAAAGAGCAGGCTGCACATTGTAGGCTATGGTATCCATGGCGCATTCCAGTGGGCAGGTTTGATCCGCTGGCTGGCGAAGAGGGAAGGTGGACCGCCACTAGGGATGAAGATCACCACCATCTGCTGTTCCCACCCTGAGTCTTTTCCAGTTCAGTGGATTGAGGAGCAAGGGTATCGGCTCAGCAAGTATGCTAGTGAGCTTGGTTTGCCATTTGTGTTTGAAGTCGTCACAGCAGAGCGGGAGAAAGTTTGCATCCAGAACTTGAACGTAGATGCAGATGAGGTGCTTGTCGTGAGTGACCTCTTTAATCTCAGCACCTTAAAGGACGAGAGCATATTCTTTGATAGCCCAAACCCTAGGGATACTGTCCTCAGTAATATCAAGAAAATGCGGCCAAATGTTTTTATCCAGAGCGTTTTGAATTGCTCAAATGGCTCCTGCTTCTTGTCACGTTTCCGGCAAAAGCTGTTCTATTACTCGGCACTATTTGATATGTTGGATGCAATTGTCCCACGGGAGAGTGAACCACGATCGGTGCTGGAGCAGGAGTTGCTTGGGCGTTATGTACTGAATGCCATCGCCTGTGAGGGTATTGACCTTGCGCAACACCCTGAGAAGTATAGGCAGTGGCAATCGAGAAACCAACGGGCAGGCCTGAGGCAGCTGCCACTAAGACCAGTCGTTGTGAATGTACTTAAGGACAAGGtcaagaagcaccaccacaaggATTTGTTGCTCAGTGAGGAAGGCCAGTGGCTGCTGCAAGGATGGAAGGGGCGCGTCCTGTTTGCCCACTCAACATGGGTAGTAGAAGACGGATCTTCTGAATGA
- the LOC101766163 gene encoding 23.2 kDa heat shock protein produces the protein MMSKGTVAFALACLAVMAAAVADGALLPWFGDGRRGRDEAAAAAVSPLSDVGLLADPFRILEHVPFGFDRDDVAMVSMARVDWRETPEAHEIVVDVPGMRREDLKIEVEDNRVLRVSGERRRAEEQKGDHWHREERSYGRFWRQFRLPENADLDSVAASLDNGVLTVRFRKLAPEQIKGPRVVGIAGGDGDGDAKKSIGAGGAGTGEERQAKKVEL, from the coding sequence ATGATGTCGAAGGGAACCGTGGCATTCGCGCTCGCGTGCCTCGCtgtgatggccgcggcggtggcggacggcgCTCTGCTCCCGTGGTTCGGCGACGGCAGGCGCGGGCGCgacgaggcagcggcggcggccgtgtcgCCGCTGTCGGACGTGGGCCTCCTGGCGGACCCGTTCCGGATCCTGGAGCACGTGCCCTTCGGCTTCGACCGCGACGACGTGGCCATGGTGTCCATGGCGCGCGTGGACTGGCGCGAGACCCCCGAAGCGCACGAGATCGTCGTCGACGTGCCCGGGATGCGGAGGGAGGACCTCAAGATCGAGGTCGAGGACAACCGGGTGCTGCGGGtgagcggcgagcggcggcgcgcggaggagcAGAAGGGCGACCACTGGCACCGGGAGGAGCGCTCCTACGGCAGGTTCTGGCGCCAGTTCCGCCTCCCCGAGAACGCCGACCTCGACTCCGTCGCCGCCAGCCTGGACAACGGCGTGCTCACCGTGCGGTTCAGGAAGCTGGCGCCCGAGCAGATCAAGGGCCCGCGCGTGGTAGGGATCGCcggcggggacggcgacggcgacgccaaGAAGAGCatcggcgcgggcggcgccggcaccggggAGGAGCGACAGGCCAAGAAGGTCGAGCTGTGA